The following are encoded together in the Flavihumibacter fluvii genome:
- the rpoC gene encoding DNA-directed RNA polymerase subunit beta': protein MAIKKENRPKFNFSKITIGLASPDSILEKSYGEVLKPETINYRTYKPERDGLFCERIFGPVKDYECACGKYKRIRYKGIVCDRCGVEVTEKKVRRERMGHIKLVVPVVHIWYFKSLPNKIGYLLGMSSKKLESIVYYERFVVIQPGIRTDKGQNVGDLLTEEEYLDILETLPKDNQYLPDEDPNKFMAKMGAEAVHDLLQRIDLDQLSYDLRNAAATETSQQRKADALKRLSVVEAFRDANSRITNRPEWMVMQYIPVIPPELRPLVPLDGGRFASSDLNDLYRRVIIRNNRLKRLLEIKAPEVILRNEKRMLQEAIDSLFDNSRKSNAVKAEGGRALKSLSDVLKGKQGRFRQNLLGKRVDYSGRSVIVVGPELKMHECGLPKDMAAELFKPFIIRKLIERGIVKTVKSARKLVDKKEPVIWDILENILKGHPVMLNRAPTLHRLSIQAFQPKLIEGKAIQLHPLVTTAFNADFDGDQMAVHVPLSNAAVLEAQLLMLSSHNILNPQNGTPITLPSQDMVLGLYYITKGKKTTPTEKVRGEGMSFYSPEEVIIAYNEDRIDLHANIKVRTNVRINGALEKKLIETTVGRVLFNQHVPAEVGFVNALLTKKSLREIIGDIIKITNVPKTAKFLDDIKTLGFRMAFRGGLSFNPQDLIIPHVKTELLEQAKVEVDEVWDNYNMGLITNNERYNQIVDIWSRVDTRITETLIREMQNDKQGFNSVFMMLDSGARGSKQQVKQLAGIRGLMAKPRKSGSTGSEIIENPILSNFKGGLNVLDYFISTHGARKGLADTALKTADAGYLTRRLVDVSQDVVISEEDCGTLRGIATSALKDNEDVIEPLKDRIEGRNSLHNIYDPLTDELIVTAGEEITADTAQRIEDSGIEIVEIRSVLTCESKRGVCVKCYGKNLATGYTAQNGDAVGIIAAQSIGEPGTQLTLRTFHVGGVAGSASVESSLLAKFDGTIQFDGLRTTTTENAEGEKVQVVIGRTGEIRNMDVANDRLLNVVNIPYGATLTVKDGQKVKKGDVICTWDPYNNVIIAEIAGSIKLDNVLDGITYREEADEQTGHREKVVIETKDKTKIPSIIVESGKEIKHYNLPVGSHIIMEEGEEVKAGQVVVKIPRVLGKLRDITGGLPRVTELFEARNPGNPAIVSEIDGVVAFGAIKRGNREIIVEARDGVTKKYLVPLTRQILAQDGDFVKAGVALSDGQIAPSDILSIKGPFAVQEYVVNEIQEVYRLQGVRINDKHIEVIVRQMMKKVSIVDPGDTKFLEDDTVDKFDFIEENDWIYDKKVVTDPGESTKMRAGQIVNLRDLREENSILRRSDRKLVEYRDAQSATSHPLLLGITKASLGVQSWISAASFQETTKVLSTAAINGKTDDMMGLKENVITGHQIPAGTGLREFENMIVGSKEEYELLQTTREAMNFDEEE, encoded by the coding sequence ATGGCTATCAAAAAAGAAAATCGACCCAAGTTCAATTTCTCGAAAATCACGATTGGACTGGCATCACCCGATTCAATCCTGGAAAAGAGTTACGGTGAAGTGTTGAAGCCTGAAACCATTAACTACCGGACCTACAAACCCGAGCGCGACGGTCTTTTCTGTGAAAGGATCTTCGGACCGGTGAAAGATTACGAATGTGCCTGTGGAAAATACAAGCGTATCCGTTATAAAGGCATCGTGTGTGACCGTTGTGGTGTTGAGGTAACTGAAAAGAAAGTCCGCCGTGAGCGCATGGGCCACATTAAACTGGTGGTTCCTGTTGTACACATCTGGTACTTCAAGAGTTTGCCGAATAAAATCGGTTACCTGCTTGGCATGAGTTCCAAGAAACTCGAAAGTATTGTTTATTACGAAAGATTTGTGGTTATCCAACCTGGTATCCGTACCGATAAGGGTCAGAATGTGGGCGACCTTTTAACTGAAGAAGAATACCTCGATATATTAGAAACCCTGCCAAAAGATAACCAGTACCTGCCGGATGAAGATCCGAACAAGTTCATGGCGAAAATGGGTGCAGAAGCGGTACATGACCTGCTGCAGAGGATTGACCTCGACCAGCTGAGTTATGACCTGCGTAATGCCGCAGCCACTGAAACATCCCAACAACGTAAGGCAGACGCCCTGAAGCGCCTGAGCGTGGTGGAAGCTTTCCGTGATGCCAACAGCCGAATTACCAACCGTCCGGAGTGGATGGTGATGCAATATATTCCAGTTATCCCCCCTGAATTACGTCCGCTCGTTCCTTTGGATGGCGGTCGTTTCGCGTCTTCCGACCTGAACGATCTTTATCGCCGCGTGATCATCCGGAACAATCGCTTGAAGCGTTTGCTCGAGATCAAGGCACCGGAAGTAATTCTTCGTAATGAAAAGAGGATGCTGCAGGAAGCCATTGACTCATTGTTTGATAACAGCCGTAAGTCCAATGCTGTTAAAGCGGAAGGCGGACGTGCGCTGAAGTCATTGTCTGATGTACTGAAAGGTAAACAAGGCCGTTTCCGCCAGAACCTGTTGGGTAAACGTGTTGACTATTCTGGTCGTTCTGTAATCGTTGTAGGGCCAGAACTGAAAATGCATGAGTGCGGGTTGCCGAAAGACATGGCTGCTGAGCTCTTCAAACCGTTTATTATCCGTAAACTGATTGAAAGAGGCATTGTTAAAACTGTAAAGAGTGCCCGTAAACTGGTCGATAAAAAAGAACCGGTGATCTGGGATATTCTAGAAAATATCCTGAAAGGACACCCTGTAATGCTGAACCGTGCCCCGACACTGCACCGTTTGTCCATCCAGGCCTTCCAGCCAAAACTAATTGAAGGAAAAGCGATCCAGCTTCACCCGCTCGTAACCACCGCCTTCAACGCGGATTTTGATGGTGACCAGATGGCGGTGCACGTTCCGTTAAGTAACGCAGCCGTTCTGGAAGCCCAGTTGCTGATGCTTTCTTCACACAATATCCTTAACCCGCAGAACGGTACGCCAATTACCCTGCCTTCACAGGACATGGTACTCGGTCTGTACTACATTACCAAAGGAAAGAAGACCACGCCAACTGAAAAAGTTCGCGGTGAAGGCATGTCCTTCTATTCTCCTGAGGAAGTGATCATTGCATATAATGAGGACCGGATTGACCTACATGCAAACATCAAGGTGAGAACCAATGTCCGCATCAATGGTGCACTTGAAAAGAAACTGATCGAAACTACAGTTGGCCGTGTATTGTTCAACCAACACGTTCCTGCAGAAGTTGGATTTGTGAACGCTTTGCTGACCAAGAAAAGCCTTCGGGAAATCATTGGCGACATCATTAAGATCACCAACGTTCCAAAGACGGCAAAATTCCTGGATGATATCAAGACCCTCGGTTTTCGCATGGCCTTCCGTGGTGGCTTGTCGTTCAACCCGCAGGATCTGATCATTCCGCATGTAAAGACAGAATTGTTGGAGCAGGCTAAAGTTGAAGTTGATGAAGTATGGGACAACTATAATATGGGTCTCATTACCAATAACGAACGATACAACCAAATTGTAGACATCTGGTCAAGGGTAGATACCCGTATCACGGAGACCCTTATTCGCGAAATGCAAAATGACAAGCAGGGTTTCAACTCTGTATTTATGATGCTGGATTCTGGTGCCCGTGGTTCTAAGCAGCAGGTAAAACAGCTGGCTGGCATCAGGGGTCTGATGGCTAAACCGCGTAAGAGTGGTTCAACCGGGTCGGAGATCATTGAAAACCCGATCCTGTCCAACTTTAAAGGTGGTTTGAACGTATTGGATTATTTCATCTCTACGCACGGTGCGCGTAAAGGTTTGGCCGATACTGCCCTTAAAACAGCGGATGCCGGTTACCTGACCCGTCGTCTTGTGGACGTATCACAGGATGTGGTGATTTCAGAAGAGGATTGTGGAACCCTGCGTGGAATTGCCACTTCAGCCCTGAAAGACAACGAAGATGTTATCGAACCACTGAAAGACCGTATTGAAGGAAGAAATTCTCTCCATAATATTTATGATCCGCTGACTGATGAGCTGATTGTCACTGCAGGTGAAGAAATTACCGCTGATACGGCACAGCGCATTGAAGATTCAGGTATCGAGATTGTTGAAATACGTTCTGTACTAACCTGTGAAAGCAAGCGTGGTGTATGTGTGAAATGTTACGGTAAAAACCTGGCTACAGGTTACACCGCACAAAATGGTGATGCAGTAGGAATCATCGCAGCACAGTCCATCGGTGAACCGGGTACACAGTTGACCCTCCGTACCTTCCACGTGGGTGGTGTGGCTGGTTCTGCATCTGTAGAATCCAGTTTGCTGGCCAAGTTCGACGGAACCATCCAATTTGATGGTCTGCGTACAACGACCACTGAAAATGCGGAAGGCGAAAAAGTTCAGGTAGTTATCGGTCGTACCGGTGAGATCCGTAATATGGATGTGGCCAATGACCGTCTGCTGAACGTGGTGAATATTCCTTATGGTGCCACCCTGACTGTAAAAGACGGCCAGAAGGTGAAGAAAGGTGATGTGATCTGTACATGGGATCCTTATAATAACGTCATCATTGCAGAGATCGCTGGTTCAATTAAACTTGATAACGTATTGGATGGTATCACCTACCGCGAAGAGGCCGATGAACAAACTGGTCACCGTGAGAAAGTGGTTATCGAAACAAAAGATAAGACGAAGATCCCTTCCATTATCGTTGAAAGTGGAAAGGAAATTAAGCACTATAACCTTCCTGTAGGATCCCATATCATTATGGAAGAAGGTGAGGAGGTGAAAGCTGGTCAGGTGGTTGTGAAGATCCCCCGCGTTCTCGGAAAACTCCGCGATATCACAGGTGGTCTGCCGCGTGTTACTGAACTTTTTGAAGCCCGTAACCCAGGTAACCCTGCCATTGTTTCTGAAATTGATGGTGTAGTAGCCTTTGGTGCAATTAAAAGGGGTAACCGCGAAATCATTGTGGAAGCACGGGATGGCGTAACCAAGAAATACCTTGTACCATTAACGCGCCAGATCCTTGCTCAGGATGGTGACTTTGTGAAAGCCGGTGTGGCCCTGTCTGACGGACAAATTGCCCCAAGTGATATCCTGTCAATCAAAGGACCATTTGCCGTTCAGGAGTATGTGGTGAATGAAATCCAGGAAGTTTATCGTTTGCAGGGTGTACGTATTAATGATAAACACATTGAGGTGATCGTTCGCCAGATGATGAAAAAAGTATCTATTGTGGATCCGGGAGATACAAAATTCCTGGAAGATGATACCGTAGATAAATTTGACTTCATTGAGGAGAACGACTGGATATATGATAAAAAAGTAGTTACTGATCCGGGCGAAAGTACTAAAATGCGTGCCGGGCAGATTGTTAACCTGCGTGACCTGCGTGAGGAAAACTCTATCCTGCGTCGTTCAGACAGGAAACTGGTTGAATACCGAGATGCACAATCCGCTACTTCGCATCCGCTTTTGTTGGGTATTACCAAGGCGTCTCTGGGTGTACAAAGCTGGATATCAGCAGCATCCTTCCAGGAAACAACGAAGGTCTTAAGTACAGCGGCCATCAATGGTAAAACAGATGATATGATGGGCTTGAAAGAGAACGTCATCACGGGCCATCAGATCCCTGCAGGAACCGGATTGCGTGAATTCGAGAATATGATCGTAGGCAGCAAGGAAGAATACGAACTCCTGCAAACTACCAGGGAAGCCATGAATTTTGATGAAGAGGAATAA